A genomic window from Camarhynchus parvulus chromosome 27, STF_HiC, whole genome shotgun sequence includes:
- the LOC115913926 gene encoding keratin, type I cytoskeletal 19-like encodes MSCTVRQVVTTCTQGRGSTGSNAAGTARRVSSASSGRHAAYDLGAVVGSFSGGSVSEGLLGKQLSTGSAAGGSFGATQRACSALGFSTGGVCTRGGFPRAGAGCGDGILFANNEKATMQNLNDRLASYLDKVRLLEGDNADLECKIREWYAKVGPICEPRDYSCYHKEIEDLQNQILCAAMETNKILLNIDNNRMTADDFRVKYETECGLRQNVDADICNLRPVLDQLASCKTDLQLQCEALTEEMCCLKTNHEEEMSCLRKQATGDVSVEVNACPGPDLRKILEDLRCQYETLMERNRKETEQWYACKVEEVNLEVVTSSQEIESSNKQVTELRRQLQALEINVQAQLTMKENLESSLTETECRYNKYLAELQNQISCVEQRLAEIRAEMECQNQEYKTLLDVKCRLEQEIQTYHCLLEGGQHDIIGSAGRGVGAAAAGRSTGLKGSLCQPCLP; translated from the exons ATGAGCTGCACTGTCAGGCAGGTCGTCACCACCtgcacccagggcaggggcagcacaggcagcaacgcagctggcactgccaggagggTGTCCTCTGCCTCCTCGGGCAGACACGCTGCCTATGACTTGGGTGCTGTGGTTGGCAGCTTCTCCGGCGGCAGCGTGAGCGAGGGATTGCTCGGGAAGCAGCTGAGCACCGGCAGCGCGGCTGGTGGCAGCTTCGGAGCCACCCAGAGGGCTTGTTCTGCCCTGGGATTCAGCACAGGAGGTGTCTGCACTCGAGGTggcttccccagggctggggccgGCTGTGGGGATGGGATCCTGTTTGCTAACAACGAGAAGGCGACCATGCAGAACCTCAACGACCGCTTGGCCTCGTACCTGGACAAGGTGCGGCTCCTGGAGGGGGACAATGCCGACCTGGAGTGCAAGATCAGGGAGTGGTACGCCAAGGTGGGGCCCATCTGCGAGCCACGGGACTACAGCTGCTACCACAAGGAAATTGAAGACCTTCAGAACCAG atcCTGTGTGCAGCCATGGAGACTAACAAAATCCTTCTGAACATTGATAACAACAGGATGACTGCTGATGACTTCAGAGTGAA GTATGAGACCGAGTGTGGTCTCCGGCAGAACGTGGATGCCGACATTTGCAACCTCCGGCCCGTCCTGGACCAGCTGGCCAGCTGCAAGACCgacctgcagctgcagtgtgaggCTCTGACAGAGGAGATGTGCTGCCTAAAGACCAACCACGAGGAG GAAATGAGCTGTCTGAGGAAACAGGCCACTGGGGATGTGAGTGTGGAGGTCAatgcctgccctggcccagaCCTGAGGAAGATCCTGGAGGATCTGAGGTGCCAGTACGAGACGCTGATGGAGCGCAACCGCAAAGAGACGGAGCAGTGGTACGCCTGCAAG GTGGAGGAGGTGAATCTGGAGGTTGTCACAAGCAGCCAGGAGATTGAGTCGAGCAACAAGCAGGTGACTGAGCTGAGACGTCAGCTGCAGGCCCTGGAAATCAATGTACAAGCCCAGCTCACTATG aaagaaaacctgGAATCCTCTTTGACGGAGACTGAGTGTCGCTACAACAAATacctggctgagctgcagaacCAGATCTCCTGCGTGGAGCAGCGGCTGGCTGAGATCCGAGCGGAAATGGAGTGCCAGAACCAGGAGTACAAGACCCTTCTGGACGTCAAGTGTCGCTTGGAGCAGGAGATCCAGACCTACCACTGCCTGCTGGAGGGTGGCCAACACGACATCAT AGGGTCGGCAGGAAGAGGAGTTGGCGCcgcagcagctgggagaagcaCGGGGCTGaaaggcagcctgtgccagccctgcctgccctga